A window from Telopea speciosissima isolate NSW1024214 ecotype Mountain lineage chromosome 8, Tspe_v1, whole genome shotgun sequence encodes these proteins:
- the LOC122670422 gene encoding transcription factor MYB106-like has product MGRSPCCEKVGLKKGPWTPEEDQKLLAYIEENGHGSWRALPAKAGLQRCGKSCRLRWTNYLRPDIKRGKFSLQEEQTIIQLHALLGNRWSAIATHLSKRTDNEIKNYWNTHLKKRLAKMGIDPVTHKPKNDTLSSVDGQSKTAANLSHMAQWESARLEAEARLVRESRLKSTSFQQLQPSSSSSSDLNKTPTAALPGGAPPAEPLCLDVLKAWQGAWSKSTKGGLIAGLGNGPDLESPTSTLSFSENPIPIQNVSNAVDYYGNNNDNNEGRMVKDEGEEEWKGFKDFKDVVFAVETPWSPESRKEENGHVGASNFMDGFADLLLNNVDENIESDRGGDSDNGDGTVGKEGFSYEENKNYWNNILNLVNSSPSDSPVF; this is encoded by the exons ATGGGTAGATCTCCGTGTTGTGAGAAAGTGGGTTTGAAGAAAGGGCCATGGACACCTGAGGAAGATCAGAAACTCTTGGCTTACATTGAAGAAAATGGCCATGGAAGCTGGAGAGCCTTGCCTGCTAAAGCTG GGTTGCAGAGATGTGGGAAGAGCTGTAGATTAAGATGGACTAACTACCTTAGACCTGATATTAAGAGAGGAAAGTTCAGTTTACAGGAAGAACAGACCATCATTCAACTCCATGCACTTTTAGGAAACAG GTGGTCAGCCATAGCAACTCACTTGTCCAAGAGAACAGACAATGAAATAAAGAATTACTGGAACACTCATCTTAAGAAAAGGTTGGCAAAGATGGGAATCGATCCCGTGACCCATAAACCCAAGAATGATACACTGAGCTCTGTCGACGGCCAATCTAAAACCGCCGCAAATCTTAGCCACATGGCTCAGTGGGAAAGTGCTCGTCTTGAAGCTGAAGCTCGATTGGTTAGAGAGTCAAGGTTGAAGTCAACTTCCTTCCAACAACTCCAaccctcctcttcctcttcctccgaCCTTAACAAAACACCAACAGCAGCATTACCGGGTGGAGCACCACCGGCGGAGCCGCTGTGTTTGGACGTACTCAAGGCTTGGCAAGGAGCATGGTCAAAGTCAACGAAAGGTGGCTTAATTGCCGGTCTAGGCAACGGTCCTGATCTTGAATCGCCTACTTCTACATTGAGCTTCTCTGAGAACCCAATTCCGATTCAAAACGTGAGTAATGCGGTGGACTATTACGGCAacaataatgataataatgaaGGTAGAATGGTGAAAGACGAAGGTGAAGAAGAGTGGAAAGGGTTTAAAGACTTCAAAGATGTCGTGTTCGCCGTGGAAACACCTTGGTCGCCGGAATCACGAAAAGAGGAAAACGGACATGTGGGAGCTTCAAATTTTATGGATGGGTTTGCGGATCTTCTTCTCAATAACGTAGATGAGAATATTGAGTCTGATAGAGGTGGAGATTCTGATAATGGTGATGGAACTGTT